ATCGATCAATTGTTCTGGTTTGCTTATAACAAGTTTATTATTATTTTCGAACTTATTTTTATCATATCCCCAGCCATATTCCACTAAAATTACATTTTTTATCCCTGCTTTTTTAGCTGAATCATAATCGGATAATCTATCACCAATTGCTATAACTTCATCCCTTCCAGCATTATATTCATTAATTACAGTTTCAAATTCTTCCGACTTATCCAGCTCCTGATGTCCGTACTTATGTCCTATGACATCTGAGAAATATTTATCTATATTATAACTTGAAAGCTTTTGCATTACTTCTTCCTTGTAATTTGAAGATACTAATACCAATTTGTAACGACTGTATGCCCATGATAAAACATCTTTTATACCTTGAAAAATACCTGGTTTTTTAGTAACAATCTCCTTTCTAAATATCTCTACTGCTTTTTTCTGTTTATCAGAATCCATACCAAGATTATTGTAACACTCATGAAAATCATAGCCGTATATATTTCTAAATTCCTCAATTGTAGATGGTATTTTCACATCTAACTCACTGCCTATAACTTTATATATGTCATAAATGTTAGGAAAAGAATCCACTAACACACCATCGTAATCAAAAATTATCAATTTAATCATTTTTAATTCCCCCTCTAAATATAATGTCTAAATACTTATTAACATTATAAATTATTTACCACAACAATTAAACTTTTCTATATAAAATTAAAAATCCCCTTATGTTCTTTAAAAATAGTAAACGTTTAAAAATCATCATATGAATATTCGAAATATTCTCAAATATACATATGTAAAATTAAAATTATACAAATTTAATCTATTAAATCTAAATTAACACATATAGTTTATCCTATAGAATCTACACTATAATTAATATTAATAGTTTATGAATATTTATAAGAAAAGTTCATTAATTCTGACTTTTAGAAGAAGGAAATATGTTTTTTTTAATTTTTAGTATAATTTTAATTGACATACACATACTATAGAGATATAATAGAAAAAAGTAAAAGGACGGTGAATACATTGAATAAGATAAACGATAAAAAATCAGTTCTAATAACTTCGGAGGTTATTGAAGAGTGCCTTTGCGAATCCTTTGATATTACAGAAAAAAATACTCTATCACGTAAAAAAAATAAGACTCATCTAAAATAGTGCCTTTGTTATACGCTATTCTATTTTTGAAAAAAAATAGAATAGATGTATGAAAGGGTTTTTTTATTGTTATCATTTCTTATTTTTTAAAATCATTTCTTCTTAGAAAGCTATTTATACATTATACATAAAATTTATTAAAAATTTCTCCAATTACATTAACTTTACAAAATATTTACATTTATCTTCCTTTTCATATCCTGTTGATCTTCTGAATTTTAACCTTCTATTAGATGATAAGCTAATTATTGTATTATAAAGAATAAGTTATAAATATAGTAAAAACTAAATGCACTCCTTTTACAAAGTGCATTTAGTCAACTGAAAATAATTCTATATTTCTTTATAAAGGTTACTTTCCTTATCAACACGAAGTTCTGCAAGTAAAGGAATTATTCTTTTAAAATGTTCAGTATTGTTATGTTTTTCAATAGCTTTTTTATCTTCCCATTCTTCTATAAATGTAAGTATGGAATCATCATTTATATCTTCAAACAAGCCATAAGAAATGCAGCCTGCTTCCTGTCTACTTTTTTCAATTAATTCTTCTGCCAATTTAATAAATTTTTCTTTATGACCTTCTTTTAACATATTTTTTGCCACTATTTTTATCATTATTATCAATCCTCTCTTAGAAATTAGAATTACATACATTTACTTAAATATGCTACACCATTATAACAAAGAAGTAAATGAAAAAAACCTTATCATGAATTCTATCATATATGAATAAAAACTTCATACTAATGATAAACTATATCTATTAAATAATCTATTCTTTCAACAAAAATTCTAAGGATATATGGAGTCAATTATGAATCTAAATATTTTTAAACTATTTCCTGAAATGATAAAAAATCAAAACAAATACCCTTTTCCCCATACAAATGTGGCCTTTAAGGCATTAGTTGATGCTGCAATACCTAAAACTCCTAAGCTAGCAGAAAATCATGGGCCTATTCAATTATTTGGAGCATTGGACTGTAATATCCATGGATATGAAATATGGATATTAAATCACTTTGTTTCTTTACATATACCTCCATTAGATGTGAATATTCACCTGGCTAACTCAACTGCAAAAATGCTGGATATAGCTGCCAGACAATTGATTGATTCCAAAGAAAATAAAAAATCTATAGATTCTAAATTATTCAGGGAAAAATACACATTTGCATCCCTAGCACCAGAAGATCGCTTTCGTGTCATAAGTCTTTTAGAGGAATTAAAAATTAACCCTGCACATTTGCCACTGCCTTTTTATAATGATCCCGGTCTCATAGTTTCTCTGACCGCTGGAATAGTTATGTTTATTACAATAGGTTACTACACCGAATGGTCAGCCTACGGTTCAACAAGTATGGAAACACCTAATAAGCGAAAATTGGAGCAATTTCCTATAGGATGGGAGCAGGTAGGATATCCCGGCCCTTCTAAAGGATATCATGCTTTCAGAGGATACTTATGAGTAAAATTCTACCTGGATCTAAAATCACTTAATTATATAAGTTCGTAAAATAGGAGGTGTATTTTATGGAAAAAGATGCTGATGTAATAGTTATCGGCGCTGGAGGTGGAGGCCCTGTGGTTGCCAAAGAACTTGGTGAAAAGGGCATAAAAGTTTTACTGCTTGAAGCAGGAACATGGTATGGAAACAAAAAATGGCCCAATCCACTCCAAGAACAGGGAGCCAAAAGTTCTAATACTACTGAAGACTTAAGTGATGAAATTTTACATAGATGTTTTACAGATTATGAAGGAGATACAAACGATAATGTAATTGGTAGATTTCGCTGGGGACCCGCAGATAGGCGAAAACCTGCCTGGTTTAGAAGGCTTCCTCAAGGAGGCTTCGCCTGGCAAAGTTCCAGCATAGGCGGCACTACACTGCTTTATTTTGGAAACTCTCCTAGAGCCTTTCCTTCATCCGTAAACAATACATGGCCAATTTCATATAGGGAGCTAATTCCATACTATGAAGAAGTTGAATCCACACTTCCTGTTTCTCAGGCTCCAATGACAGATAAGGAAGAATTATTTTTTTATGGTGTTAAGAACGCTGGATGGCCAATTTTAAAAACTCTTGATATAACAAATCCAGGATATAGAACTCAGCCTAATGCAATCTTATCCCCTGATCCTGATATAAATAATTTAGATTTTAAATTTGAATATAGTACAGAAGGTTGTACTCTTTGCGGCCATTGTATGAATGGATGCAGCATAGGCCCTTCAGTAGAAAGAGTGGCAAAGCGTTCTACACTAGTCAGTTATATTCCTTTAGCCCTAAAAACCAATAATGTAGAAATCAGACCTAATACATTTGTTATAAAAATTTTGACAAAAAAGGATAGTACGGGAAGCTTAAAATCTGTAGGCATTAAATATAA
This window of the Clostridium kluyveri DSM 555 genome carries:
- a CDS encoding putative quinol monooxygenase, coding for MIKIVAKNMLKEGHKEKFIKLAEELIEKSRQEAGCISYGLFEDINDDSILTFIEEWEDKKAIEKHNNTEHFKRIIPLLAELRVDKESNLYKEI
- a CDS encoding HAD family hydrolase, which produces MIKLIIFDYDGVLVDSFPNIYDIYKVIGSELDVKIPSTIEEFRNIYGYDFHECYNNLGMDSDKQKKAVEIFRKEIVTKKPGIFQGIKDVLSWAYSRYKLVLVSSNYKEEVMQKLSSYNIDKYFSDVIGHKYGHQELDKSEEFETVINEYNAGRDEVIAIGDRLSDYDSAKKAGIKNVILVEYGWGYDKNKFENNNKLVISKPEQLIDAIKAIDTSL
- a CDS encoding GMC oxidoreductase — its product is MEKDADVIVIGAGGGGPVVAKELGEKGIKVLLLEAGTWYGNKKWPNPLQEQGAKSSNTTEDLSDEILHRCFTDYEGDTNDNVIGRFRWGPADRRKPAWFRRLPQGGFAWQSSSIGGTTLLYFGNSPRAFPSSVNNTWPISYRELIPYYEEVESTLPVSQAPMTDKEELFFYGVKNAGWPILKTLDITNPGYRTQPNAILSPDPDINNLDFKFEYSTEGCTLCGHCMNGCSIGPSVERVAKRSTLVSYIPLALKTNNVEIRPNTFVIKILTKKDSTGSLKSVGIKYKDTWSGEIGELKAKVIVMSAGPIESPRLWLNSKLPDNPWVGKGLTNHWFDCISGIFEEKVLMNILGTPDVRPYVGQNSAARFDYPGLGSLQGLGVSPGIYSTLSYSLSRYGYNFLHKPAPEEPWNIRGRVVGQELKEIMMSYPQTLSILLFTDDTPNSRNTVTLDNLIKDENGFVPIIKYIPSKNDMQKRNKLASIAADILKKAGASKIIRTDCTSGLLVHMQSTMRMGHVTDTNCEAKQVKRLFIADNSVLYNSLGGANPTLTTQALAARTAEKIVHKYFN